The stretch of DNA atctACTTctggtaacaaaaaaatattgataaaaaattgataaggtatgaaaataatttatagtgactgaacataatgtttattatagttGAAGAAGAAATTCTGTAGAAAAGGACAGGCACTGaccacaaaacatatttttattataacattttggTAGTGCCTATTAATAATATCCCCATCAATGTTTTATAGCAACTTACACATAGCAGCATGTCAGACTTCAACtatacctaatacataatatcaaaAGGATATTAATAAGAGAGCTTTTAGGAGAACATATCTATGTGAGTCCCACTCTGAAGCAAATGAGAGTGAAAGTTTTACTGATTGGACAGTATTTAGTCatccaaaaattaaaattatgactgGTTCTTTAATAAAACCAGCTAGGAGTGTTATttgttagttagttatttatgcagaaatgtatattttaattcttaGAAAGTTTTATTCCACAAAACATTCTTTTGACTAGGTAGGTGTTTGACACATTGCCAACATGCACCTTCTTATTTACAAACTTTATGTTACTGCTGTTTGTGCTATTTCCAGAGTTTTCCAAAGTGTATTTTCACACCCCTTGCTGAAAAGTTGGGAAAGTGTTTTGAACAGATTTCTTTTCTGTTTTATGCAGGATTATGCTGCACTAGAAAAGGAGCGCGGTAGCTTAGTGAGATCCCGACACTTGCAATACTTGCTGGCATTCAGCTTTTGGCCCAATGGAGAACCTCGCGCGCCCAGCAACATTTATGAGATTCGTTCCTACAGGTTTGTCTGAAATGTGTTTCAAGTTTATGAGTTTTGATTcaagtaaaaatgtttaatgtacAATATCTTAATTTGTGATACTTCAGTCTGAAGCCGGGCACTATGATCGAGTGGGGCAACAACTGGGCTCGCGGTCTCACTTACCGTCGCTCACAGAACGAAGCTTTTGCTGGATACTTCTCGCAAATTGGACGACTTTACAACGTTCATCACATTTGGTGTAAGTTTAATTTCATTCAAGCAATAACAGCTAGGAAGGGAGATGTAGGGGTTTATAGGTcagaaaaactgaaacttgaATATTGTGCTTTGCAGGCTACAAAGACCTTCAGGCTCGTCGTGAGACACGTGAGAGCACGTGGCGCAACCCTGGCTGGGACGAGTGCGTGGCCTACACAGTGCCACTCATCCGCGAGATGCACTGCCGTATCCTCGAGCCCACACAGTTCTCCCCCACGCAGTAAACCACTACACTTTGCGAACTGCCTTCGACGACCGCATTTACAATCCTCTAGAAACAACTGcctttatctaaaaatatttttctaaagaatTCGAGGGTCACTATCCAATCGTAAACAATGCCCTATTTTAAAACGCTAGATGTTTTTAatgataatgtttaaaaaataatgaatgcataaattatattcataagTATCAGATTATGACCAGATATGCTTCATTACGACGTTATA from Spodoptera frugiperda isolate SF20-4 chromosome 11, AGI-APGP_CSIRO_Sfru_2.0, whole genome shotgun sequence encodes:
- the LOC118274524 gene encoding protein NipSnap, producing the protein MNSLNRVLTLSTTIPKNTRLISTSARLANADDGWFSKLLVRRIEPTKESHSRMLSDKEIIYALHTHNIRPDSMDKYLQNYKTSVEFVHSQKAELGCELVGSWTVSVGDMDQALHLWRYVGGFEKIDKAKIMFKENADYAALEKERGSLVRSRHLQYLLAFSFWPNGEPRAPSNIYEIRSYSLKPGTMIEWGNNWARGLTYRRSQNEAFAGYFSQIGRLYNVHHIWCYKDLQARRETRESTWRNPGWDECVAYTVPLIREMHCRILEPTQFSPTQ